From the genome of Polycladomyces zharkentensis:
GAAGTGGATAACCGGGTGGTGGGGGCGATCGTTGGCGTGCAGGATGGAACCAGTGGCTTTTTCTACTGTTTGGCCGTTCATCCTTCTTATCAACGCCGGGGAATCGGTCGCAGTCTCATCCGTGCCTTGGAAGAGCGGTTACGCAAAAAAGGGGTCAAACGGTTGTGGATCACAGTGGATCCCGGTACGGAAAAATTGCTTCCGTTCTATCAGCATCTGGGTTACAGCAACACGTGTTCCAGTATGCTGGAAAAGGATTTGTTCGAGGAAT
Proteins encoded in this window:
- a CDS encoding GNAT family N-acetyltransferase — translated: MRLRSFQLSDVHDVSEIWKLNASAKPEAETLQVLSQQLARDRDLVLVAEVDNRVVGAIVGVQDGTSGFFYCLAVHPSYQRRGIGRSLIRALEERLRKKGVKRLWITVDPGTEKLLPFYQHLGYSNTCSSMLEKDLFEECIEWRKQA